The region CTGCTTTGAGTTTCTAAGTCAACTTTCGCTTCTCACTAACATAGATATGGATGATCCTTCACGTAGCCAAGAGGAGGACTCAGTGCGGTTAACAACCATTCATCAAGCCAAGGGCTTAGAGTGGAATATCGTTTTTATCGTCATGCTTTGTGAGGGGATGTTTCCATCTAATCGCTCATTGGAAAGTCTAGAGGGAGAAGAAGAGGAGAGGCGCCTTTTTTATGTAGCTGCCACTCGAGCCAAGGATGAGTTATATCTCATCCACCCGAGAATGGCTGGCTTTAGCAGGTATCAAGACACTTGGCAAAAACCTTCACGTTTTCTTACAGAATTTCCGCAAGATTGCTGCCACGCTTGGAATATTCGAACGGAACCTTCTTGGGATTAGCTTAATCCGAATGATACCTCATCATCTCGTTACCTCACCGTTCAAAAGATTGATATTCTTGCAAAATGATGAACATCTGCTTTGATATTTAATTCTGCATATTGCGGCGGCGTAGCCAAGTGGTAAGGCAGGGCTCTGCAAAAGCTCTATTCGGCGGTTCGATTCCGCCCGCCGCCTCAAGATACAACTCTCCCGTTCTCAATGCCTTACAGAGAGAGATCTGGTTCAAGTGCCAGCATTTAAATAGTGTATTGAAGATAGTTGATTTGCTTACATAGATTCTCCCTAGTTGTGTGTTTAGAAAGTAATACGTATCTGGCATTGATTTTATGCAAAGAAAAATGGAAAAATTTGACCATGAGATGGGTTCTGAAAATCTGATCTTTTTTGGTGAATAAAGATCAGGATAATAAGTTGGAATACAAGAGAGCTCCTATATAATTTTATCAAAAGAACTATGCCTAAAGCTCGAAAAGACAATGTGACTCATTCCACTGCTATGGACTATAGAAAACGTGTCTCTCAAGCGATGAACTACATTAGTGAAAATCTAGATAGGCAACTCTCCTTAAAAGAGATTGCCCAAGCTGCTTCTTTTTCCATGTTCCACTTTCATAGAATTTTTAAGGCAGTAGTTGGAGAAACCGTCGCAGAGTTTACCCGAAGACTCCGACTCGAATTAGCAGCAACGCATCTCCGTTCTAATCGGCATGCTACAATTACTATAATAGCTATGGATTGTGGTTTTTCCAGTTCTCAAAACTTTGCCAAAGCATTCCACCAACATTTCGGCATGTCTCCTACAGAATACAGAAAAAGCAAGGGTGGAAACATTCATAGCAAAAATCAAAACGCTTTATCGCTCGTGACAAGTTATCATTCAGAGCATACATTGATGAAATCAATGTATGCTGAAAGGAAAATATTAATGAACGCTGAAGTTAGAGAAATGGCAGAGCATCATGTTGCTTACGTTCGCAAGATTGGATCTTATTATAGCAGGGAAACATATGAGCAAGCATGCAATGAATTAATGAGGTGGGCACGACCGAAAGATTTATTGAATTCGGGCAAATTGATGGGTGTGTACTTAGACAATCCTCATGTTACTCCTGAAGAGAAATGCAGACTAGATGCATGCATTAGCGTGCCGCCAGGTACTCTTACTGAGAGACAAATCGCTATACAAGTAATTAATGGTGGGCTACATGGTGTCTGTCATTTTGAGCTTCAGGACAACAGTTTTCAACAGGCCTGGGGAGACGCATTTACATGGCTTGTCGATAGTGGCTATGAATGTGACCAAAAGCCATGTTATGAGTTGTATCACAACAACCCTTCTAATCATCCTGAAAACAAATGGGTTGTTGATATTTGTATTCCTTTAAAAAATTAGAAACAATAATTCACGCACATTTTATCAGATAAAGTGAAAGCAATAATCGTTAATCTAGGTTGTTTAGGTGCGGGTGCAATTATTGCTATTGGCATCATGAGCCACTTAAAAATGACTGAACCAGAACAAGAAGCCTCATTTAATCTTGAAGGACACCTGCGTGATGTTGGTATGCAGCATCCTGCTAAAAAATCACAAGCAAATGTTCAAAGATTTGAGAAAGTGGTCGACCGGGATGAGACTTTCGAAGAGAAGGTGGCAGGAGATGAAAATGAATTGAATTCATTTGCTAATTTGATGAAGAAAGTTTTTTCGGGAGATGCCAATGAAGACGAACAATTGGCCTTTTGGAAGGAAATACGAAAATCGGATACGCTAGATGAAATTCTAAATAATCTTAAGAATGATGTGAATTCTAATCCGAATGATTTACAAGCAAGATCAAACCTGGCCAAGGTATATATGGCTAAGCTTCACTCTGGATCTTTTGGGCCTGAAATGAATATTTTGGCTGCTCGGGCAGAAGAGCAGTGGAAAGAAATTCTAAAAATAGATCCAAACAATTGGAAGGCACAAAATTCATTAGCCGTTGGGTTGAGCTGGTATCCAGAAAATATGAACAAAATAGGAGAGGCTATTGGTGAGTTCGAAAAGTTGCTTATTATTCAAGAAAGTCAGCAGCCTGAAAAAGGCTTTAAAGAAAGTTATTTGAGGCTATCAGATATATATTTAAAGAATAATGATCCTGCTGGGGCTTTGGAAACCCTTGAGAGGGGGCTGACAATTTTTCCCAATGACCAAAAATTAAAAGAGCAATTATCGTCTTTTCATTCTCAATATGAAATTATGGAGGGGCCATAACATGCACTAGCCACGACAAGATCTGACAGAAGTTATTGTCTGAGCAAATTTAAATTGTTAGTTACTCAAATTCTTATGATTAAGGTTATCAACTTTTTTGATCCACAAAGTTTGCTTTCAATGAGATTTTGTAGAGGAGTTCTGCCGCAACACATTTTACCTTGGTGAGTGCGTTTAGAATTATATGGATCGGTCCTTGATCTAAATCCGTCTTGTCTCAAAACCATGTCTTAAGCTAAGTTGTTTTCTTACGGGGGGTTATTTTCTGACGTCTGAAAACAAAATGTCTTAGCTTAGGCAGCTTCTTCCAAATCTGGCGGCCTTTTCTGATAAATAGTGTTTGAAGACGCTGCCTAGAAACCCTGCGAATACCGAGCTTACGCAATTTAGCTAAAATTTGGGTATATCCCCATGCTGTTTCATTAGCGATGCGAAGGATAATACTGCGGATGATATAAGACAATGGAGGTCTGCCAGGTTGGCGGCCTTGAATTGGCTTTTGTTGAGTCTATCTATAAAAAGTTCGATAAGTGAGAGTACAGATAATAGATTTCAAATGAGACCTGATAAGTCGGCCATGCTGGATTAATTGTGCTCTTACTTCAGGAGTGGTATAAATTCTTTTGTGAGATGAGATCTGAAAATTTTGTTCTCCGTTTGGAGGTACAGAGTATAAAGGTCCTTCAAAGAATCAGGGCTCGAGCAAATGAGAAAGAAAAGAGGTTTGAAAAATCGGTACATAGGAGCAAAAACATAAATCGTTGATGTTCAAAGGGAAGACATCATTCTGAGACACCGCTAGATAGATTTTCTCAGCCAATTTGTTCATTCTAGACACTTAGAAAACCGGCTGGATTACTGCTAAAGGCATCGATCATGAAGACGCCGTACAATTTTGATTACATCAGCTAAGTTAGAATATTTATCTAAATTTTTTAGAGGATTTATATTAATTATAATTGATTCTTATTATTGTAATTAATATAGTTACAACAGCGAATTAGGTCTGCTCGTTTGAATGAACAGGCTTAGATACAGGGGTGGATCAATTAAAGATGAATAGCGGCATCAATAGCTTCGATTTCAATTCCGTTGATATCCAAAGCTCAGCTTCCTACAGCGGAGGCTCTGAGGTATCTAAATCATATGGTAGCTGCTTGAAGCAGCATAGAGTGCTTGCTCCTATACAAACCAGCGGCGCAAACCATGAGAATCTCAATATTCCAGTTATCGATGATCAAAACATTGACTTGCAGACTTTATTGGCTTTAAGCGCATTTGGAAAAAGAGCTATCAGGTTCCGCATACGAGCCAAAGTTAATAATCCAGTTGCTAAAGGTAATCGATGGCTGAATAGCGAATGTTTTCACTTACCGCCTGCCAATGCGAGTCATACTTTTGCCAAATATGAGCGATCTAAGTGTGCGCTAACAGGTTTCAGTCTCCTGAAGCGTATCCATGAGGGATTTGACAACAGTATATGTGATAGTCCAACACAAACGGTTTATATCAATCACGATAGTATTCAAAAGCAGTTGTCGTATTATGGATATACACCTGCTTGATGATGTGCCATACCCAAATTACCAACTTAGGATTTCCTTGCCAAATCTTGAGGAATAATTAGAAAATACTTGGAGTTTCTGTATTCACTTTTTTTTGTTATTTAATATAAGCTTATTAGTCTATTTTTTATATAGTGTTCTATGTATCGATAAATAGGATTGTAATAAATTATTATTTGCTCAAGTGAAGATATAAAAATCGAGATGCGAACCTTTAATTTTTTATATTAAGAAATTTTACTCGCATCTTTTTTTTAAAATTCCGGAGAGTTGTGAAATTGGTCATTAAGGAGAAGATTTTAGACTACCTCGAAGGTAGCCGGGCTAGGTTAAATTTCTATTATATACCCCTCTAAGGGAGGTCTGCATAAGGTTCTTTGGGTCTAGAAGCTTAGATTATTGTGTAAGTCTAGACTCTCAATTCATAAAGGTCTAAACCTCTGCCACTGCTCTTTGCAGCTTTAGCACAGGTCTATTTAATCCTGAATAGTCAACGAAGTTAAAAACAATTGATATTACAATATGGTCACTAAAATACTCGAATGTCTGTTAATTTGTCAGATACGACTACATCATTGCATAAAAACTTCTCTTGAGTTTGTGCAATCATGTAGTTTGTTTTCGATCTATTGCTTTGAGATGGTGCTACTAGCAAATGACAGTCTGTGTTCAATCCTAAGATTTCGAGGAGAATATTATTCTTGAATAAATAAAAAATTCTTAAATATTATTGATAATCTTGTAAAGGTGTATATATTATAATCGAGTTTTATCTGGTTTATAAAACTAACAGGGGAAGCAAATCATGGATCTACTCCACTACACTACACAGAGATCTAGATTTAGTATGAGCAATGACGGCTCACTAGCTAAATCAGGAAATGGTTCAAAAGACGATTTCATGCGTTTTTTTTCATCTGTAAGCCTAATTACAGTCGAAGATACTACTGATCATCATGCTACAGAAACAAGCTTCTTAACCGAAGCTTCTCAAAGGTTCGAAGGCTCAAAAAGTCTTATGAAGTCATTATGGAAATCCTATAGCACTGAAGATCAGATAGTAGAAGATGAGAAAAAAACTATACTACCTAATACCTCTTGCGTTGTCTATTAGCCCACTCGGGGCATCAGATTTTGATAAAGATGGTATGTCAGATATTTGGCAGCAGCAATACTCTGCCTTCGGCCTGATTTCTGGCAATGATGAAGACGGTGATTCATTTACTAATTTTGATGAGTCTATAGCTGGCACAGACCCTTTTAACAGCAAGGATTACCCCAAAATTAGAGTAAATGAAATCAATCTAGAGGAAGATAGCATCAGCCTGTCTTTCCCAACCAAACCAGGTAAATTCTACCAGGTACTGGATTCCGACCAACTGAGTGACTT is a window of Verrucomicrobiota bacterium DNA encoding:
- a CDS encoding GyrI-like domain-containing protein; translation: MPKARKDNVTHSTAMDYRKRVSQAMNYISENLDRQLSLKEIAQAASFSMFHFHRIFKAVVGETVAEFTRRLRLELAATHLRSNRHATITIIAMDCGFSSSQNFAKAFHQHFGMSPTEYRKSKGGNIHSKNQNALSLVTSYHSEHTLMKSMYAERKILMNAEVREMAEHHVAYVRKIGSYYSRETYEQACNELMRWARPKDLLNSGKLMGVYLDNPHVTPEEKCRLDACISVPPGTLTERQIAIQVINGGLHGVCHFELQDNSFQQAWGDAFTWLVDSGYECDQKPCYELYHNNPSNHPENKWVVDICIPLKN